In one Streptomyces sp. T12 genomic region, the following are encoded:
- a CDS encoding LON peptidase substrate-binding domain-containing protein, whose protein sequence is MTVRLPLFPLNSVLFPGLVLPLNVFEERYRAMMRDLLKTPEEEPRRFAVVAIRDGHEVAQSAPGMPDPTSIPERGPAAGFGPDPVKAFHGVGCVADAATIRERADGTFEVLATGTTRVRLLSVDASGPFLTAELEELPDEQGDEAGALAEGVLRAFRQYQKRLAGARERSLSTTADLPDQPSVVSYLVAAAMMLDTPTKQRLLQAPDIASRLRDELKLLRTETSIIRTLPSLPASDLTRGPTSLN, encoded by the coding sequence GTGACCGTCCGTCTTCCGCTCTTCCCCCTGAACTCGGTGCTGTTCCCGGGGCTCGTGCTGCCGCTGAACGTCTTCGAAGAGCGCTATCGCGCCATGATGCGCGATCTTCTGAAGACCCCCGAGGAGGAACCGCGCCGTTTCGCCGTCGTGGCGATCCGCGACGGCCATGAGGTGGCCCAGAGCGCCCCCGGCATGCCGGACCCCACATCCATCCCCGAGCGCGGCCCCGCGGCGGGCTTCGGGCCGGACCCGGTCAAGGCGTTCCACGGGGTGGGCTGTGTGGCCGACGCGGCGACGATCCGGGAGCGGGCCGACGGCACGTTCGAGGTGCTGGCGACGGGAACGACTCGCGTACGCCTGCTGTCGGTGGACGCGTCGGGCCCGTTCCTGACGGCGGAGCTGGAGGAACTGCCGGATGAGCAGGGTGACGAGGCGGGGGCGCTGGCGGAAGGGGTGCTGCGCGCGTTCCGCCAGTACCAGAAGCGCCTGGCGGGCGCACGCGAACGCAGTCTGTCCACCACGGCCGACCTCCCGGACCAGCCCTCGGTCGTCTCCTACCTGGTGGCGGCCGCGATGATGCTGGACACCCCGACGAAGCAGCGCCTGCTCCAGGCTCCGGACATCGCCTCCCGCCTGCGCGACGAGCTGAAACTCCTTCGCACCGAGACCTCGATCATCCGTACGCTGCCCTCGCTGCCGGCGTCGGATCTGACGCGCGGTCCGACGAGTCTCAACTGA
- the ybaK gene encoding Cys-tRNA(Pro) deacylase: protein MAKKAKKAQQQSGGGTPATVALSAAGVEYTIHAYDHDPSHPSYGEEAAQAMGVSPDRVFKTLVADVDGTLTVAVVPVAGQLDLKALASAVRGKRAAMADPALAERTTGYVRGGISPLGQRKKLPTVLDASASAHPTICISAGRRGLEVELSPDDLAKLTNATLAPIGRA, encoded by the coding sequence ATGGCGAAGAAGGCGAAGAAGGCCCAGCAACAATCGGGCGGCGGCACTCCCGCGACGGTGGCGCTGTCGGCCGCGGGCGTCGAGTACACGATCCACGCCTACGACCACGACCCCTCCCACCCGTCCTACGGCGAGGAGGCGGCGCAGGCGATGGGCGTCTCCCCCGACCGGGTCTTCAAGACCCTCGTGGCGGACGTGGACGGCACCCTGACCGTGGCGGTGGTCCCGGTGGCCGGCCAGCTGGACCTCAAGGCCCTGGCGTCGGCGGTCCGCGGCAAGCGCGCCGCGATGGCCGACCCGGCGCTGGCCGAACGCACCACGGGCTACGTCCGGGGCGGCATCTCCCCGCTGGGCCAGCGCAAGAAGCTCCCCACGGTCCTGGACGCCTCGGCCTCCGCCCACCCCACGATCTGCATCTCGGCGGGCCGCCGCGGCCTGGAGGTCGAACTCTCCCCCGACGACCTGGCCAAGCTCACGAACGCGACCCTGGCCCCCATCGGGCGTGCGTGA